A genomic region of Brienomyrus brachyistius isolate T26 chromosome 6, BBRACH_0.4, whole genome shotgun sequence contains the following coding sequences:
- the LOC125744837 gene encoding protein PML-like, whose translation MQPLLDPRAAGGRPARSAPSEYTLIFFDLETTGLDVSGCDIVQLSAACGERTFNAYVVPRRGMGYSVSFMTGFTVEGDCLLHHGRPMTIVPLQDALADFLTFLRGFHSPVLVAPNVLRFDAPILLRALRGFSLQNELERVTPGFLDTLLLSRDLPACSGVRKFSLQYLVEYFLGKSFEAHDALEDSKALEQLCHAWNPSPMLIRRHLYAVQQIHF comes from the exons ATGCAGCCTTTATTG GATCCAAGAGCTGCTGGAGGAAGACCCGCGAGGTCCGCACCCAGCGAATATACCTTAATTTTCTTCGACCTGGAAACCACCGGTTTGG ATGTCTCGGGGTGTGACATTGTCCAGCTGTCTGCGGCCTGTGGTGAGAGGACCTTCAACGCGTACGTGGTGCCTCGCCGCGGGATGGGCTACAGCGTCTCCTTTATGACAGGATTCACAGTGGAGGGCGACTGCCTGCTGCATCATGGTCGCCCCATGACGATCGTCCCTCTCCAGGACGCACTCGCCGATTTCCTCACCTTCCTACGCGGCTTCCACAGCCCCGTCCTCGTGGCCCCCAACGTGCTCAGGTTCGACGCCCCCATCCTCCTCCGTGCCCTGAGAGGTTTCTCCCTCCAAAATGAGCTCGAGAGGGTCACCCCAGGTTTCCTCGACACTTTATTGCTCAGCAGAGACCTACCAGCCTGTTCCGGGGTCAGGAAGTTCTCGCTGCAATACCTCGTTGAATACTTCCTGGGCAAGTCGTTTGAGGCTCATGATGCTCTAGAAGATTCCAAGGCCCTAGAGCAGCTGTGCCATGCCTGGAACCCAAGCCCAATGCTCATACGCAGACACCTGTACGCAGTGCAGCAGATACATTTCTAA